Proteins encoded by one window of Bactrocera oleae isolate idBacOlea1 chromosome 4, idBacOlea1, whole genome shotgun sequence:
- the LOC106616420 gene encoding uncharacterized protein, which translates to MKLLEITCEPVQPTVINITLCTLKQMPHDITEVSVAISLLQGPINNVTVSALLVKRGYENRAPMVEYTIDGCAFFRNKRRNFVANFAYKAMGLDKYSNLNHSCPYDHDLLVDRYAFNGKALGKIIPFGNGEFTFITKWFTYNELRAIVKIRFKVFDR; encoded by the exons atgaaattactTGAAATCACCTGTGAGCCTGTGCAACCCACAGTGATAAATATTACACTTTGCACTTTGAAGCAAATGCCACATGACATAACGGAGGTCTCCGTGGCGATATCACTCCTACAAGGGCCAATAAATAATGTGACG GTTTCAGCGCTATTGGTGAAACGGGGATACGAAAATCGCGCACCCATGGTGGAATACACGATTGATGGTTGTGCCTTCTTTCGTAATAAACGTCGTAATTTTGTAGCGAATTTCGCCTATAAAGCTATGGGCTTGGACAAGTATAGCAATTTGAATCACAGCTGCCCTTATGAT CACGATTTGCTAGTTGATCGCTATGCTTTCAATGGTAAGGCACTCGGAAAAATAATTCCATTTGGTAATGGCGAATTTACTTTCATCACCAAATGGTTCACTTATAATGAATTGAGGGCTATTGTTAAAATACGTTTTAAAGTTTTCGATAGATAA